In a genomic window of Gloeocapsopsis dulcis:
- a CDS encoding RidA family protein produces the protein MSKQYINPAPLFASLKFGFSQIVTVQGGRTVYLSGQTPFNAEEKVVGVNRREQMQQCLKNVKTALEAVGGSLSDVVSLRIYMVNYNPDAEVNAIAQGLKEFFPGEHPPATTWIGISSLALKEFLIEIEAVAVVK, from the coding sequence ATGTCAAAACAGTACATCAATCCAGCACCACTATTTGCAAGCTTAAAATTTGGTTTCTCTCAAATAGTGACGGTTCAAGGTGGTCGAACAGTATACCTATCTGGTCAAACACCGTTTAATGCCGAAGAGAAAGTAGTAGGCGTTAACCGCAGAGAACAAATGCAACAGTGCTTAAAAAACGTGAAGACGGCATTGGAAGCAGTCGGTGGTTCACTGAGCGATGTTGTGTCGCTACGCATTTATATGGTGAACTATAATCCCGATGCAGAAGTCAATGCGATCGCACAAGGGCTGAAAGAGTTTTTTCCTGGTGAACATCCTCCTGCAACAACCTGGATTGGCATTTCCTCGCTTGCTCTTAAGGAATTCTTGATAGAAATTGAGGCAGTAGCTGTTGTGAAGTAG
- a CDS encoding A/G-specific adenine glycosylase — MTLNSCTKKLLEWYDNHQRLLPWRQEINVYHTWVSEVMSQQTVMAVVVIKFSDFIKQLPTVYDLAACDEETLRQLWSGLGYYARARNLKKGAQLIVEQLYGRFPQSYEEWLKIPGCGAYTASAIASICYHEKVACVDGNVIRVVSRLLALSDVWSKSGQSAIQAYVNNIIPAERPGDFNQAMMELGATICRKSNPLCNQCPLQEHCLAFTNNCIAQCPPKKPRRTSVNVELFALIIWHTPTDTLALVKRTKGFLAKTIGFPLISNNELLELERILDTLPKLQLLKLSKNFPHTITHHRISGKVLIVQAIEEHNDAALVLQKLGFSEYIYWIKTSNIVVKLATTLDKKVFQLFSMQSK, encoded by the coding sequence ATGACACTAAATTCCTGTACAAAGAAACTCCTTGAGTGGTACGACAATCATCAGCGACTCTTACCTTGGCGTCAGGAGATAAATGTTTATCACACCTGGGTGAGTGAAGTGATGAGTCAACAAACTGTGATGGCTGTAGTTGTCATTAAGTTTTCCGACTTTATTAAGCAGTTGCCTACAGTTTACGATCTCGCCGCGTGTGATGAGGAAACGTTACGTCAACTTTGGTCAGGATTAGGTTACTATGCGCGGGCGCGTAATTTAAAAAAAGGTGCGCAGTTGATTGTAGAACAGCTTTACGGTCGTTTTCCGCAATCGTATGAGGAATGGCTTAAAATTCCTGGTTGTGGTGCTTATACCGCAAGTGCGATCGCCAGCATCTGCTATCACGAAAAAGTTGCCTGTGTCGATGGTAATGTCATCCGCGTTGTCAGTCGTTTACTTGCTTTATCAGATGTGTGGAGTAAATCAGGACAATCAGCAATTCAAGCTTATGTCAACAACATCATTCCTGCCGAACGTCCTGGCGATTTCAATCAAGCCATGATGGAGTTGGGGGCGACAATTTGTCGAAAATCAAACCCACTATGCAATCAATGCCCTTTACAAGAACATTGCCTCGCATTTACCAATAATTGTATTGCCCAGTGTCCGCCCAAAAAACCGCGACGTACTTCAGTCAATGTTGAGTTGTTTGCATTGATTATTTGGCACACCCCAACAGATACACTTGCACTTGTCAAGCGAACAAAAGGATTTTTAGCAAAAACTATCGGCTTTCCTTTAATTTCTAATAACGAACTTTTAGAACTAGAAAGGATTTTAGACACATTGCCTAAGCTACAACTTCTCAAATTGTCAAAGAATTTTCCCCACACAATTACTCATCATCGCATTTCTGGCAAAGTTTTAATTGTACAAGCAATAGAAGAACACAACGATGCTGCACTTGTTCTGCAAAAATTAGGCTTTTCAGAGTATATCTACTGGATTAAAACAAGCAACATAGTAGTAAAACTTGCTACTACATTGGATAAAAAAGTTTTTCAACTGTTTTCGATGCAGAGTAAATAG
- a CDS encoding TraX family protein, producing MLQLNNYQIKLLAAIFMAIDHVGIVFFPNILIFRVIGRLSFPLFAWLLAQGERYTRSFPRYLKRLVLLGLLSQPLYFLALSGTKLNILFTLSLGLITLRLSRSRDYKYLIWVLGIVSAELLHVEYGAYGVAAMCLLSIFTPSINWWLAWIGLHLVDAIAVSNIFQLPAIVTPVFIHLANQQRGSSARWFYSFYPLHLLVLFLVFRLNQARF from the coding sequence TTGTTGCAGCTAAATAACTACCAAATCAAACTGCTAGCTGCAATTTTTATGGCAATCGACCATGTAGGTATTGTATTCTTTCCCAATATATTAATTTTTCGAGTTATTGGTCGCCTGAGTTTTCCGCTGTTTGCTTGGCTATTAGCCCAAGGAGAACGATATACTCGCAGCTTTCCACGGTACTTAAAAAGACTTGTACTTTTGGGTTTGTTGAGTCAGCCGTTGTATTTCCTTGCTTTATCGGGTACAAAACTTAATATTCTGTTTACACTATCACTGGGATTGATTACGTTGCGGTTGAGTCGTAGTCGAGACTATAAATATTTAATTTGGGTTTTGGGGATTGTGTCAGCAGAATTACTCCACGTTGAGTATGGTGCTTATGGTGTTGCTGCAATGTGCTTACTTTCAATCTTTACACCAAGCATTAATTGGTGGTTAGCGTGGATTGGGTTACATCTAGTTGATGCGATCGCTGTATCAAATATCTTTCAACTCCCTGCAATAGTTACTCCAGTATTTATCCATCTTGCTAATCAACAAAGGGGATCTTCAGCGCGTTGGTTCTACAGCTTCTATCCGTTACACTTACTTGTGTTATTTCTGGTGTTTCGGCTAAATCAGGCACGGTTCTAA